In the genome of Xanthomonas hortorum pv. pelargonii, the window GCTTGAGCCCCTCGCGCAGCTTGCGCTGCATCGACAGGGTTTCCTGCATCAGGTCTTCGGCGCTGAATCCCAACGGGCCTTTCATGCCTGCGCTCCACGTGGCTTGCGTGCGGTCTGCTTGCCGGCGGGTTTGCCAGTGGCTGGCCTGGAGACCGGTTTCGAAGCGGTCGCTTGTTTGGCCGGAGACTTTTTAGCTGCGGTCTTTTTGACGGCGCTCGCTGCATGCGCTGCTTCGGACACTGCGCTCGCCTTGGACGACGACGCACGCTTGGCCGTGGCCGATGCCACCGGATCTGCTGCCGGCGCTGCCGCAGGTTTGCTCGCCGGGCTGGCTGCAGTGCGCAGCATCCGCCGCACCGCGCGCTCCAGCTCGGCAATGCGGCGATGCGCAGCATCCATCTCCGAACGGGTCGGCATGCCGAAGCGCTCGCTCATTTGCTCCACTTCTTCCTGCAGTGCGGCACGCAGGCGCATATGCGCGTTGGCAAAGCCGCCGTACACCTCGCGGAACCGGTCGGACAACGCAATGTCGGCGTAAGACTCTTCGGCCGCTTCGATCCACAGATCGAACAGGGCGCGCGCACTGGTCAGCTGGCTGCCGCTGCTTTCATGCTCGCCCAGCTTGGAGGTAAACCGGCCGAACGCCTGCTCGATGGCCGACTTGAGTTGTTCGCCATAGGCCTGCGACTGCGCCTGATAGTCCTGCTGCGCGCGTGCCAGCGTCTGCAGGCGCGCTTGATGATTGCGGTTCAAGCCGAATGCCGGCATCTGCAGCCAGGGCGCGTTTTCCTGCTGCCACTTTTCCAGGGTCTGCGCTGCCTGCTGCAGCCACGGATCGAACCCGCCCGGGCTGCCGCCGCGCAACGAGCCCAGCGTCCACTGCATCAGTTGTTCGCCCTGCCCTTGCACGGCCTGTCGCCAGGCATCGGAAACTTCGTTGGCCGA includes:
- the phaE gene encoding class III poly(R)-hydroxyalkanoic acid synthase subunit PhaE, whose product is MMASSGSDNGNEDKARQYWNAWGDAMRHGQSGSAAPPGAVPGMGPGTDAPQDWRKAMDWWSQLLPTQAAPQAQEAIDRFRNQAGDWFGTMQQVAAQFAGRDTSANEVSDAWRQAVQGQGEQLMQWTLGSLRGGSPGGFDPWLQQAAQTLEKWQQENAPWLQMPAFGLNRNHQARLQTLARAQQDYQAQSQAYGEQLKSAIEQAFGRFTSKLGEHESSGSQLTSARALFDLWIEAAEESYADIALSDRFREVYGGFANAHMRLRAALQEEVEQMSERFGMPTRSEMDAAHRRIAELERAVRRMLRTAASPASKPAAAPAADPVASATAKRASSSKASAVSEAAHAASAVKKTAAKKSPAKQATASKPVSRPATGKPAGKQTARKPRGAQA